In Nematostella vectensis chromosome 3, jaNemVect1.1, whole genome shotgun sequence, the genomic window AACAAGGCGTGTTAAAGAGGTTACTAAACCATTTCAAGCGCCAACATTTCTCTCTTTTATCGAGTTAGATCTAATGGATTTCCGTAACACGCCGTGCAAATGCAGTAAGCGCCATCAATGGGTGCTAAACATTATCGATCACCATTCAAAGTACGTAACTTGTTGGCCATTGAAGGGAAAGAATGCAGTTGAAGTCTTACAAGGTCTTAAAAACTACTGCTACTCATTTGGTTTTCCAAAGAAAATAGTTTGTGACAACGGTACTGAGTTTTCGAATGCCATGCTGAATTCCTTCTGTGAAGAAAACAACATAAAAATTTGCCATGGATCTGCAAGGACACCAACTACTCAAGGCCTTGTAGAGAGAAGCAACCGCACATGGAAGGAGGACATGCGAGCAATACTAATCTCAAAGCAAAAAAGTGTTGGTGAATGGTGCAAAGCAACAATGGAAGCCTCATATACTATGAACATAACGTATCATAGAGCTATTAAATGTTCACCGTACGAAGCTGTCTTTGGGTTTAAAGCCCACCGTGAGGTCAACAGATGGACAAGAGGTTCAAGAAGAACAACTAGAAGACAACCCAACAGTACCACTTGAACAAGAAGAACAACTAGAAGACAACCCAACAGTACCACTTGAACAGGAAGAGCAACTAGAAGACAACCCAACAGTACCACTTGAAGAACATACTGACAATGAGGGAAGGAAATGTAAGCGTCAAAAAATCTGTGAATCACAGAAAACAtataatgaaaaaatgaaaaaacaaacacagaaaGCAAAGAAATTCAAATTTAATGTATATGACATTGTTGCTATTCAAATACATAAGTCTGACAAAGTCAGTAAATTAcatcctaatatgctcattgGCAAAATTACAGAGATTGATTCTACAAGTAATTATGTAAAAGTGGTAACACAGTTTGGTATCATTAAAGGGCTTATTGCCCCAACCAGACTAAATTCTTGTACTGCAACAAATGTTGCATTTGATTATGATCACGAGGTATCGTTCACATATGCATGTAAACAATGTCAATCATAACTGTCAATAAACTGCCTTCTGGTTAAAACACTCATCACTTTTTTTAACCAACTACCTAACAATATACTATAGTTAGAATGTAACCTAACCATATATACCCAACTTTGTCCCTAAACCTAACCCCAAGGTACTATGAATATAAAGCCGTACCCAACCTTGTCCCTAAACCTAACCCCAAGGTACTATGAATATAAAGCCGTACCCAACCTTGTCCCAAAACCTAATCCCAAGGTACTATGAATATAAAACCGTACCCAACCTTGTCCCTAAATCTAACCCCAAGGTACTATGAATATAAAGCCGTACCCAACCTTGTCCCTAAACCTAACCCTAAGGTACTATGAATTGTTAAAACTGGTATGAAATTTttcaaaccagtttgaaaaattcaaaccagttttaacaatttcaaaccaagaagcatttcaaaccacaacatgtCTATTTGACAAGCAGAACTAATAGAACACAATCTATTCAAAGTTATTCCTAATTAGCCTTTGTTTTGAGTCACTGAAGTTGATaggtttttatttgtttatgtttacatTTGGTCTCTGAATGTTCAGGTAATATAGTTAAATTTTACAGTTTTCTGCTTTTTGATTCAATAAGCATTATAAATCTGTGCTAATACAGTGGTGTGATATATTTTTAGCTTATTCCCCAGTTTTAATTTTCAACAAATTGCATAGCTTTACAAGACaaaagcttattttctgtCAAGTTTGTTGgagaacaataagaaatatttattgtaataCAAGCCATCAAATGCTGAAGGCCTCCACACGTGCGATGAAAACTATTCAAGAATGCCATCAGAGGGCCAATTTGTATCTTTGATTGATAAGCCAAATGTTGTAATTACTACTGATGTAGAATTTGTGGAACAAGGTATTGTGGTATTTCATcaacacaatgcaaaaatTATCTAAAACATACCTTGAAACATACTGTTTTGTCTTCAAAAAGTTCTTGGAGAGGCAAGAAACAACTCTTCATATTAAGATTAAACTTTCCTAACTGACGTAGGTACTAAATCTATAAAAAATGCTATTGCACAGTGATTACTCTACCTTTTTATAATTCCACGGTCTGTATTGTTTTCATATAATCCACTAGTAAATGTgaacttacattgaaatgatGCAGCTTTTATTTTCAGCATTACACATTTATTTTCAAGTTCAGTACCATACTCACTCATCCACACTTGATATGCGATTTATCTGCAGTCCACTGATAAAACTCTAGAAGGAACATGCTTATAAGTAAAAGCTATTTGCTTGAAGTGTGATTATTGTATCCATTACAAGAAAAAAGTCATTAGATTGATTATGTATTACCAATTTCTAGTATTAGGCCAAAACTTTTCTCTCTATCATTTTGGAGGCTGTAACCCTTTTTTCTCAATTATTGAGCAGATAGATGATGCATTACTCAAAGAGGGTAGAATAAAGAATGCATTATTACCATTATTGTGGAGAAACTGCTGGAATCTTTTGTGtcttggagggggggggatggtTGGATATGGAACATGCCAGGAGGGTGGGTGAGGGGTTCTGAAACTTGGGTTTCGAAACTTTTCCAGGGGCTTCTGATGTGACTGAGGGTGTGGAAGGGCCGTGAGAAAGCCCTTCTATGTGTTCAGTCATCTAGGGTTGGTAATTGTTTACCTAATCATCCTTGCCTGAAGAAATTTCAAGCTTGTAATTAAAAGTATGTTCAACTCTTTGTGATTTATTTCTCTCCATTATGATCATTTTCTGTAGTATAGTTAAAAAGCCTAATTGTTCATTGTATGTAACCTGAAACTTTTGTTTACAGAGCCCTACACACCAACAGGGAACTTTGAGACAGATTTCCATGAGCTATGCCTCAGGGCTGGCTTTCCCAGCCTCCAAGTAGTGCCACGCCCACACCGCCCCCCTACCCCAAGCCCTATCCCACAAGAAAATACACCCGTAACAGGAAAAGTAGCTAAGGATGGTGAGGATGACCACTGAATTATATTGAATACGAAGAGCAAGAACATGGATTTACATTTCCAATTGTGAGAATAAGATTcaaagaacatttttttattcctgataatttttttattgctcATTCTGGGACATTCATCCTGGAGCCATCAGTCATTAAACTACAGTATCACGCAgcactttattttatttcggCTGCTATTGGGCCAGTGTCCATCATGTTCAGgcatacctttttttctgcttcAGCTAAAGAGGATACAAGTAAGGCGGAGGATAGCACTACGCTATCAGGGAGTGAGCAAGAGGATCCACCCCCTACCACCTTCACAACAAAGGACAAGTACACATTCTTTAAGCCAAAGGTAGAGGTTGAGACAGAAGAAGAGGGCAACAAGTCATTCATTAAGGAGATTTATATCAGAGGtgagataaactagagacccAGGGAAGTTATAGCTGCATTTGTTGTTGCGCGACTCCCAAGAATTCAAATCCAGGTGGGGCAACAATGAATTCAGCTATAATGATACTGAATATAGAGGTTTCTACCAATACAAATGACCTAACCCTAAACCTTGACTAGTTAGAGCAGCAGAAATATCACaccaattttttatttgtatttattgcCCTTGCACTGATGCCCTCATTGCCCGTATAAGGCGGGAGtctaaagattttggaccccttctcccgctctcctgcattgagcaccaaatctcctgcttttagcaatttttatcacttaccaataattattctatagaatgtcgtcattttgcctattttctattaaaatatttgaaacgataattcccttgcatagcacaatttatctaacaccatcttgagatctataagtggatttgttcgtgagAGCTTTCaatacggcaaacgcctgcaaggttaaactcaaccctcccccaaaaaatgaatataccccacccctccccccaaaattctcaagccttgaggttttcggaggttgacaggtatggagCACTCTTTGGGTGGTTTTACAGCGTGCTCATGATCAGCTTCCTAATATTTGTCTTTCTTTCCTGAGCTCATCACTGAcctctttgttttgtttgttgcaGGATGGACTATTGATGACAGAATACTTGAAATCTTAACTGTAACCCTTCCCCCTCTGGATAGATTAACCACAATCAAGTAAGTTCTGTCACACCATCTTATGTTCAGTATAtatagagggggggggggggggttgtcaCATAACACATTTTGCTACACCCCCGAGTCAGCTTTTCTATGTGTTTTCAAGGGAAATGTTTTCTGGTTTCAGGATACCTGTGGTGCAAAAAATCCCCTTGCTTTTTTGTTCACCACAGGAGTCCCAACAACCGGAAAACACAAATTTACCTATTGGAGAGCCAGCTAGCTAGTATTAACTAATTTCTGTGTCCTCTTTTCTTCAGCTTATGGAATAATGGTTTGACTGACAGCAGGTTCAATCTTTTAGCCAGTACAATACAGAGCATGCCGAATATCAAGTAAGGGCACTGATACagtttatttaaaaatgaatGATGCTTTGAAATCAAATGAGAGGATTTGCATTTTCTGCTTATTATCAATTAACATCACCATTAATGGttgaaattcaaagaaaataaatatacaaaggaaaatgtgaaaaaaaaaacaatgttatGATGGTGAAATGATAAGTTTCACAGTTTAGAGCAAATGTCTTTTTTCCCATTTAGAGCCCTATCACTTGACAACAACCCCCTCATTCTTCAACGATACAACGCCTTGCTTGGTGAAGAGAGCACGTAAGTGTTATTATTCCTATCACCTGTTAAGGATCGAGTTATTGAGTAAACTAAATGGATACTACAGATTttgaaaagaaatattttgattCCTGATTTCTCTAAATTTTTTATATGGTAAATAaagtttttcgggtccatgcAGTTACCCACTTTTTAAAGTGTTGGATTCTAGAATTTCTTTAGGAAGATTTTATTTCAGTAAATTTGGcctaaaataaatgttattttttgggACCAGTTCTTCCACTTCTTTCTGTGCAGTTGTAAGAGAGGGGGAACATGGATTTTAGGCAAGAGATGcatgaattgtttttttagggGTTTCCTACAGTATTTCTTCATATTTTGAAGCAGGTATATGCTATGCATACAGTAAACACCACTGGGAGCAACTGTGAATTACATGTGTGAAGTAGCATGTTAAGAATTCCACATATTTGAAATGATGATGTGAAACCCACGTGAAGCTATTGGTGATATGTTGTCCTCCTTTTTCACATCATTcaaaacataaaaattatttgaagTAATAAGGTCACCCCAACTTCTAAACTCAGTTACCATGTGAAATATTTAAATGTGGATGCATTCTGACAAATTACAAAATATAAACTATGTTATTCATGGTGTTCATTACTGTGCAGGATCCAGCATCTGTCCCTCAGAAACTGCTATGTAAATGATATGGGCGCCAAAATGATCGGAGACGCACTCACAGTTAACAAGTCTCTTACAACACTGAACCTGTGCTATAACAAGATCACATGCGATGGGGCAGCCAAACTAGCCAAGGTGTGTGTTGTCAAAACTGGCATTAATTATTATCTTGGTGAGCATATAATGATGCATCAAAAACACAGCATGTTTGTTCCCACCACCACCAGGGATTTCAGAGTAGGTGGTTGATGAGATTGATAAGTATGGGGGTTGTTATTCTATTTTATTAGCTCAAATAAAACTGtaatcaacatttttttaaaagtaagCCTGTGCTCGGTGGAAAATAGCTGGCGGTTCCACCGGCCGccggggcctaatgaaacccctgacCACCCTAATAAAAAATTCAGTTGTATCCACGGACAATATTTAAAGGATAGAGGACACTCATTTTCTGTCACCCTGACAGTTTTAGGGTACCTAAGGTGATTAACAGGCCTTCTATTGGTTGTCTCTAGGATCTCTGAGTTCCATACAGCCTACAGAATTTCCCCTGCATTTCAGTGTTCCATGCAATAACTgcatttttggctgctagatgGGTCGGAGGGGTGGTGGCCTATTTCTACTGGACTAATGTATAGCCATTCTAATGAGATATCCTCTTTTTACCCAAAGGGTCTACGGATGAATAGAATACTGCTGACTTTAAACCTTGGAAGCAATCTTATTGGAGATAATGGGGCTTCCAAACTTGCTGAGGTACTTAGTATGTCTTAGTATGAGTACttagtatattttttttataaaatttgtacaaaatttaaaTTGAAACAATACCTTATGTTTACAGGTTATTTCAAGTTTTTCTCTAAGCCATGAAGAGATCATTGCAAGGCGGCTTCTCATATCTAAGAAATCTCCTGAAGAAGTAAGTCTTAAAAGTGTTCCACTCTGATGCAATGTTTTATCATGACTTAACGATAGTTTTGCTGAACACAGGGAGCCAGTCCATCCAGGAGTCTAAATGCGCCCATAGGAGGCTCAAAGGAAAGGCCAGCAAGTGTCCGTAGTGGGTAGGTTGTTGCTATGTTTATCCCATAAGGcgaggcaaccccccccccccccccaaaaaaatattgtgatGTGTACTTCCTATAACATGAAAGATAATACTTTGTAGGGGCCACTTGAGTAAGGAAGAGAGAAAGAGCAGAGAAAAGGACAGAGCAAGCAAGAAGAAGGTAAAATGATCAAGTGAAttaattgtattttattatatagtATATATTAGGGAATTGAGATGGTAAGATGCTTCTGGGGGAGCAGTCATTAATTACTGAGGGGGGAGGCTGtaattttgcaaaaccctgGGCTCAAACATTCTGAcccccccctcaaatccaAGCCCAAAAAATCGTGACCCCCCCTAAATCTGCACCCAAAAAAACGAAGCCCCCTACATATTTGCTGCCtccccagtaattaatgaccgcttcctaacaaatattattttttcttgttcatTTAACAGGAAGGAAAAAAGCAAGAAGAAAAGGCTAAGAAATGTAAGTTTGTAAATTAGGTTCATGACACCCCATGAAGCTCTTTGTATTGATTGAGTTTATTGTATTACCAATAGAGTCAGCATATAGCCAGTATTTGCCAGGGTGGATGTGCCAAATGGATATCACATGCAAACATGTTTGGAATTGAGctattttttaatgtgaaaACACTGCTGGGGGAGCTAGTACATGCCTCaggcagggcttctggaattacgcggaaaaaactcaaaattacgctggattctttactgaattacgcgctaaattacacggaatatcaactgttatgcccaaactacattttgtaccgaaggaaagcacaaaataactttaaaaggttattttttttagtgaaaatatcttaggcaagttttcgttggctcctagccaccagccaattaaaaaaaaggttttcgCGGtctagcaaagaacgcctagtcgttttatttgttttcgaaattcagttcgaaatatcgcactcttaggaagaatatctctctctttttttacgagaaagaggtaagaaccctaaaagaacacaccagccgtgcacttaaatgttttgtctttcaaaatttagccaaattacgcgggattacgcggaaatttgtggattatgcggaaaaagccaaattacgtgcTTCCGCCTCAGGTCTTGCTGGTTCGCATAAGTCAACGGTACCAACATTTTGATGGCCCTTGATCAAAAACGTTAACCAG contains:
- the LOC5501270 gene encoding leucine-rich repeat-containing protein 71 isoform X2, with the translated sequence MMFATLRSVSKMKRSLKKGERPDSRCSSAVTILETPEIFIHRPVTLFGEPYTPTGNFETDFHELCLRAGFPSLQVVPRPHRPPTPSPIPQENTPVTGKVAKDAKEDTSKAEDSTTLSGSEQEDPPPTTFTTKDKYTFFKPKVEVETEEEGNKSFIKEIYIRGWTIDDRILEILTVTLPPLDRLTTINLWNNGLTDSRFNLLASTIQSMPNIKALSLDNNPLILQRYNALLGEESTIQHLSLRNCYVNDMGAKMIGDALTVNKSLTTLNLCYNKITCDGAAKLAKGLRMNRILLTLNLGSNLIGDNGASKLAEVISSFSLSHEEIIARRLLISKKSPEEGASPSRSLNAPIGGSKERPASVRSGGHLSKEERKSREKDRASKKKEGKKQEEKAKKSASIESVKAASKGKKASAVKGDKKGAQQPEQEQPEVLEFPNPLLEIPLKEEGGEIVIPGNRALISINLARNKVSEMGVEAFLIAVQRQTELISSSPKPSGLMRLSLAKNKFAPNNGTYLRLMDIMQTKDPFYKPPEPAEDTISTIKEDP
- the LOC5501270 gene encoding leucine-rich repeat-containing protein 71 isoform X4 — encoded protein: MPSEGQFVSLIDKPNVVITTDVEFVEQEPYTPTGNFETDFHELCLRAGFPSLQVVPRPHRPPTPSPIPQENTPVTGKVAKDAKEDTSKAEDSTTLSGSEQEDPPPTTFTTKDKYTFFKPKVEVETEEEGNKSFIKEIYIRGWTIDDRILEILTVTLPPLDRLTTINLWNNGLTDSRFNLLASTIQSMPNIKALSLDNNPLILQRYNALLGEESTIQHLSLRNCYVNDMGAKMIGDALTVNKSLTTLNLCYNKITCDGAAKLAKGLRMNRILLTLNLGSNLIGDNGASKLAEVISSFSLSHEEIIARRLLISKKSPEEGASPSRSLNAPIGGSKERPASVRSGGHLSKEERKSREKDRASKKKEGKKQEEKAKKSASIESVKAASKGKKASAVKGDKKGAQQPEQEQQNFLSQQPEVLEFPNPLLEIPLKEEGGEIVIPGNRALISINLARNKVSEMGVEAFLIAVQRQTELISSSPKPSGLMRLSLAKNKFAPNNGTYLRLMDIMQTKDPFYKPPEPAEDTISTIKEDP
- the LOC5501270 gene encoding leucine-rich repeat-containing protein 71 isoform X3, whose amino-acid sequence is MAKKTASEKSEKGSASADKNTGDKTPVEPHKEDVEPEDLEPYTPTGNFETDFHELCLRAGFPSLQVVPRPHRPPTPSPIPQENTPVTGKVAKDAKEDTSKAEDSTTLSGSEQEDPPPTTFTTKDKYTFFKPKVEVETEEEGNKSFIKEIYIRGWTIDDRILEILTVTLPPLDRLTTINLWNNGLTDSRFNLLASTIQSMPNIKALSLDNNPLILQRYNALLGEESTIQHLSLRNCYVNDMGAKMIGDALTVNKSLTTLNLCYNKITCDGAAKLAKGLRMNRILLTLNLGSNLIGDNGASKLAEVISSFSLSHEEIIARRLLISKKSPEEGASPSRSLNAPIGGSKERPASVRSGGHLSKEERKSREKDRASKKKEGKKQEEKAKKSASIESVKAASKGKKASAVKGDKKGAQQPEQEQQNFLSQQPEVLEFPNPLLEIPLKEEGGEIVIPGNRALISINLARNKVSEMGVEAFLIAVQRQTELISSSPKPSGLMRLSLAKNKFAPNNGTYLRLMDIMQTKDPFYKPPEPAEDTISTIKEDP
- the LOC5501270 gene encoding leucine-rich repeat-containing protein 71 isoform X1; translated protein: MMFATLRSVSKMKRSLKKGERPDSRCSSAVTILETPEIFIHRPVTLFGEPYTPTGNFETDFHELCLRAGFPSLQVVPRPHRPPTPSPIPQENTPVTGKVAKDAKEDTSKAEDSTTLSGSEQEDPPPTTFTTKDKYTFFKPKVEVETEEEGNKSFIKEIYIRGWTIDDRILEILTVTLPPLDRLTTINLWNNGLTDSRFNLLASTIQSMPNIKALSLDNNPLILQRYNALLGEESTIQHLSLRNCYVNDMGAKMIGDALTVNKSLTTLNLCYNKITCDGAAKLAKGLRMNRILLTLNLGSNLIGDNGASKLAEVISSFSLSHEEIIARRLLISKKSPEEGASPSRSLNAPIGGSKERPASVRSGGHLSKEERKSREKDRASKKKEGKKQEEKAKKSASIESVKAASKGKKASAVKGDKKGAQQPEQEQQNFLSQQPEVLEFPNPLLEIPLKEEGGEIVIPGNRALISINLARNKVSEMGVEAFLIAVQRQTELISSSPKPSGLMRLSLAKNKFAPNNGTYLRLMDIMQTKDPFYKPPEPAEDTISTIKEDP